The following coding sequences lie in one Phalacrocorax aristotelis chromosome 2, bGulAri2.1, whole genome shotgun sequence genomic window:
- the FIGNL1 gene encoding fidgetin-like protein 1 — protein sequence METPGRSALHLSDWQKSYFAVTSGACTPGQKADEYRAQILRVQYAWANSEISQACATNLFRKYAEKYSAIIDSDNIETGLNNYAENILTLAKCQQNDSDKWQSALTTDNVFGLKRVQERMQAGKNFRSSGVAPADACAPADKGLGASAAPGLPQLGVPSGAGETELCAGPAKRAGRGPDLLGQPSPAESPQSGMPAATETSAARPAASASFKEQLPTGFQATPLFGSKEAARGGSLKPSSSCRDGRHLSLPGQSATPAWSASSGKRRAFYGLADEGSAVAPSLAPCQASVGTETSSLSGSRNRDEESSVPGFRTAKEQLWVDQQKKSQHLPQRAPVASYGGVKKSLGAGRSRGPFGKFVPPVPKQDGNENGEAQCKPHARGPVDPPPLVDERLKNIEPKMVELIMHEIMDHGPPVSWDDIAGVEFAKATIKEIVVWPMLRPDIFTGLRGPPKGILLFGPPGTGKTLIGKCIACQSGATFFSISASSLTSKWVGEGEKMVRALFAVARCQQPAVIFIDEIDSLLSQRGDGEHESSRRIKTEFLVQLDGAATSSEDHILVVGATNRPQEIDEAARRRLVKRLYIPLPEASARKQIVTRLMSKEHCSLSEGELDVIVKKSNGFSGADMAQLCREASLGPIRSLQATDIATIAPEQVRPIAFLDFESAFRTVRPSVSSKDLELYETWNQTFGCGGSSHPTCFSGMSP from the coding sequence ATGGAGACCCCCGGCCGCAGTGCGCTGCACCTGAGTGACTGGCAGAAGAGCTACTTTGCTGTTACCTCTGGCGCCTGCACGCCCGGGCAGAAGGCAGATGAATACCGTGCCCAAATCCTGCGCGTACAGTACGCGTGGGCAAACTCCGAGATCTCTCAAGCCTGTGCCACCAACCTGTTTAGAAAGTATGCAGAGAAATACTCTGCAATTATTGACTCTGACAACATAGAGACTGGCTTGAATAACTACGCTGAAAACATTTTGACTTTGGCAAAGTGCCAGCAAAACGACAGTGACAAGTGGCAATCTGCCCTGACAACAGATAATGTATTTGGGTTAAAGCGTGTGCAAGAGCGGATGCAGGCTGGCAAAAATTTCCGAAGCTCTGGGGTGGCACCGGCAGATGCCTGTGCCCCAGCTGATAAAGGGCTTGGTGCCTCCGCCGCTCCAGGTCTTCCTCAGCTCGGCGTCCCCAGTGGCGCCGGAGAGACTGAACTCTGTGCTGGCCCAGCAAAACGCGCAGGTCGGGGACCCGATCTCCTTGGGCAGCCCTCACCGGCAGAGTCTCCTCAAAGCGGCATGCCTGCTGCGACCGAAACTTCGGCTGCCCGTCCTGCCGCCTCAGCCTCCTTCAAGGAACAGCTTCCTACAGGTTTCCAGGCAACTCCGCTGTTTGGAAGTAAAGAAGCGGCACGAGGCGGTTCTCTGAAACCGTCGAGCAGCTGTCGTGATGGACGACATCTGTCTCTTCCTGGTCAGTCAGCTACACCTGCCTGGTCCGCAAGttctggaaaaagaagagcGTTTTATGGCCTGGCTGATGAAGGCAGCGCGGTGGCTCCCAGCCTTGCCCCGTGCCAGGCTTCTGTTGGTACCGAAACCAGCAGTCTTTCAGGGAGCAGAAACAGAGATGAGGAGAGCAGCGTTCCTGGTTTTAGAACTGCAAAAGAACAGCTGTGGGTGGATCAGCAGAAGAAATCTCAGCACCTGCCCCAGCGTGCCCCAGTCGCCTCGTACGGAGGCGTAAAGAAGTCCCTGGGCGCAGGCAGATCTCGGGGTCCGTTTGGCAAGTTTGTTCCTCCGGTTCCAAAACAGGACGGGAATGAGAACGGAGAAGCGCAGTGTAAACCCCATGCGAGAGGGCCGGTGGATCCGCCGCCGCTTGTAGATGAGCGGCTGAAAAACATAGAGCCAAAAATGGTTGAACTCATCATGCATGAGATCATGGACCACGGGCCTCCTGTCAGCTGGGACGACATTGCCGGGGTTGAGTTTGCTAAAGCTACCATCAAAGAAATAGTGGTCTGGCCCATGCTGAGGCCAGACATCTTCACCGGGTTACGTGGTCCTCCGAAAGGAATTCTTCTCTTTGGCCCCCCTGGGACTGGCAAGACTCTTATAGGCAAGTGCATCGCGTGCCAGTCGGGAGCGACTTTTTTTAGCATCAGTGCCTCCTCTCTGACTTCCAAGTGGGTAGGCGAGGGGGAAAAGATGGTCCGTGCGCTGTTCGCTGTGGCACGATGTCAGCAGCCAGCAGTGATTTTCATCGATGAAATCGACTCGCTGCTGTCCCAGCGTGGAGATGGGGAGCACGAGTCGTCGAGACGGATAAAAACGGAATTTCTGGTCCAGTTAGATGGGGCAGCAACCTCCTCTGAAGATCATATTCTAGTGGTCGGAGCAACGAATCGGCCCCAGGAGATCGACGAAGCTGCCCGGAGGAGACTAGTGAAGAGACTGTACATCCCTCTTCCAGAAGCCTCGGCCAGGAAGCAGATTGTTACCCGCCTAATGTCAAAGGAGCACTGCTCTCTAAGTGAAGGGGAGCTGGACGTCATAGTTAAGAAATCGAATGGATTTTCTGGGGCAGACATGGCACAGCTCTGCCGAGAAGCCTCTCTGGGCCCTATCCGCAGCCTCCAGGCGACAGACATTGCAACCATCGCACCAGAGCAAGTGCGGCCTATTGCTTTTCTGGACTTTGAGAGTGCCTTCAGAACGGTGCGGCCCAGCGTCTCCTCGAAGGACCTGGAGCTGTACGAAACCTGGAACCAGACGTTTGGCTGCGGTGGGTCGTCGCACCCTACCTGTTTCTCGGGAATGTCTCCTTAG